In a single window of the Streptomyces cinnabarinus genome:
- a CDS encoding helix-turn-helix domain-containing protein produces MASNVNPTVRRRRLGQELRRLRELKGMTAEEVAERLLVSQSKISRLENGRRSISQRDVRDLCGVYEVEDVRIVDSLMQMAKDSRQQGWWHSFGDIPYSVYIGLETDAASLRVYDPQVVPGLLQTKSYAEALIAGALPEVTPTDIDKRVQVRLRRQERISAPENPLRLWAVLDEAALRREVGSRHVMIEQLEHLIEMSRLPHVTVQCIPFSMGAHPGVSGQYAILEFPDAADSSVVYIEGVTSDLYLEKAQDVQKYSVMYEHLRAQALNADQSREFIAKVAKDYAS; encoded by the coding sequence GTGGCGTCCAATGTCAATCCCACTGTCAGGCGCCGCCGGCTGGGTCAGGAGTTGCGCCGGCTCCGCGAACTCAAGGGCATGACGGCCGAGGAGGTGGCCGAGCGGCTGCTGGTCTCCCAGTCGAAGATCAGCCGCCTGGAGAACGGCCGCCGCAGCATCAGCCAGCGCGACGTGCGTGATCTGTGCGGGGTCTACGAGGTCGAGGACGTCCGGATCGTCGACTCCCTGATGCAGATGGCCAAGGACTCCCGCCAGCAGGGCTGGTGGCACTCCTTCGGTGACATCCCGTACAGCGTCTACATCGGCCTGGAGACCGACGCGGCGAGCCTTCGGGTGTACGACCCGCAGGTCGTCCCCGGTCTGCTCCAGACGAAGAGCTACGCGGAGGCGCTGATCGCGGGCGCGCTGCCGGAGGTCACCCCGACCGACATCGACAAGCGCGTCCAGGTGCGGCTGCGCCGACAGGAACGTATCTCTGCCCCGGAGAACCCGCTGCGCCTGTGGGCCGTCCTGGACGAGGCGGCGCTGCGCCGCGAGGTCGGCAGCCGGCACGTGATGATCGAGCAGCTGGAGCACCTCATCGAGATGTCCCGGCTGCCCCATGTCACCGTGCAGTGCATCCCGTTCAGCATGGGCGCCCACCCCGGCGTGAGCGGCCAGTACGCGATCCTGGAGTTCCCGGACGCCGCCGACTCCAGCGTGGTCTACATCGAGGGCGTGACCAGCGACCTCTATCTGGAGAAGGCGCAGGACGTGCAGAAGTACAGCGTGATGTACGAGCACTTGAGGGCCCAGGCGCTCAACGCCGACCAGAGCCGGGAGTTCATCGCGAAAGTGGCAAAGGACTACGCCTCCTGA
- a CDS encoding DUF397 domain-containing protein, translating to MAIKQGVTDTWVKSSYSQGNGACVEIKSPVVSAMAVRDSKVTDGPVLAFPASAWNTFVASVKA from the coding sequence ATGGCAATCAAGCAGGGTGTCACGGACACGTGGGTCAAGTCCTCGTACTCGCAGGGCAATGGCGCATGCGTCGAGATCAAGTCCCCTGTCGTGTCGGCAATGGCCGTACGGGACTCCAAGGTCACCGACGGCCCCGTCCTGGCGTTTCCCGCGAGCGCGTGGAACACCTTCGTCGCCTCGGTCAAGGC
- a CDS encoding GOLPH3/VPS74 family protein codes for MGRSRRTIPEELLLLALDPATGTTAQPQSLDLGLAGAQLVELALAGRIAPDGDRIAVVAPRPTGDPTLDCALELLRRRGAPVRAVHWIGGPRLGLRQTYLSHLERCGMVAAVPGQMCGVLPTTRYQATDTEISREIRSRLDSAIRTGVPPDPRTAALAALAHAVGLGKHLYPGNEGRSSRSRLRDLIRHDPMGGLVAHAVMDVQNGVAAQPRRSPAPAGRQPAPGGRVAPEPARGVPMQPRRGSMARVVAH; via the coding sequence ATGGGCAGGAGCCGCAGAACAATTCCGGAGGAGCTTCTGCTGCTGGCACTGGACCCGGCCACGGGTACCACTGCACAGCCGCAGTCGCTCGACCTCGGTCTGGCCGGAGCACAGCTAGTGGAGCTGGCGCTGGCCGGACGGATAGCCCCTGACGGGGATCGTATCGCCGTGGTGGCACCACGGCCGACTGGAGATCCGACTTTGGACTGTGCGTTGGAGTTGCTGCGCAGGCGTGGCGCTCCCGTACGTGCCGTCCACTGGATCGGCGGGCCCCGGCTGGGGTTGCGCCAGACCTACCTCTCGCATCTGGAGCGGTGCGGCATGGTTGCTGCCGTACCGGGACAGATGTGCGGGGTGCTGCCGACGACTCGCTACCAGGCGACGGACACCGAAATCAGCCGGGAGATCAGGTCCCGGCTGGACTCCGCGATCCGCACCGGCGTACCGCCGGACCCGCGGACCGCGGCGCTCGCCGCACTGGCGCACGCGGTCGGCCTCGGCAAGCACCTGTACCCGGGCAACGAGGGTCGCTCCTCGCGCTCCCGGTTGCGGGACCTGATCAGGCACGACCCCATGGGCGGTCTCGTCGCGCACGCCGTGATGGACGTCCAGAACGGCGTCGCGGCCCAGCCGCGCCGCAGCCCCGCTCCGGCAGGCCGCCAGCCGGCCCCCGGTGGCAGGGTGGCACCGGAACCCGCTCGTGGCGTTCCGATGCAACCGCGCCGAGGCTCGATGGCACGCGTCGTGGCTCACTGA
- a CDS encoding D-alanyl-D-alanine carboxypeptidase, with protein sequence MAGESPDSSKQRESSAEPTSGSAGAVPEARNKSTDPRLAMSRGGVDTATRVLSAQDLAEARNTAPEPSEPSEASEEPDQPEAEPAAPGNDRLRAAVAAWVASGDDRAAGGTDAADTAEEADAEADADSDVTPAGDAERVATEPETETGSDDTPAGEDEEPEDAEPEPEATADDSDDDADTAPEAATATEDQPEAAEEATDDADDKAPAAQDAKPARTTDETPSADAPAPANDAKTTEQATTPPTSDATTEGDTTPPAGDSNPAQATATPADDDSKQRATAAPTAEGDPQSAAAPDAAEGSPRDASAPVDTKTTQFSFVNAKATTPEPAADKATPSAEGESPADKATPAAPAEGESARSASAADKATPAPAEGKPATDKAAPTPPKATPPAPGDASRAGGKTTTGEGDAKPVDQPTTALRFVPLKSDITTAIPQVGPERTTQQPLPPKPPLDLLAELTNTPPPPETPVRTLVRRVKIWTPLVLLLVVVFAIVQSVRPVPTPTLDLTAKSSYTFEGSKVDIPWPADGQAALDVQGIGTFGSSGDQKPVPIASVAKVMTAYVILRDHPLKSGEEGPKIEIDQAAEEQSDAGQESTVDVFAGDSITEREALESILIASANNVARLLARWDAGSEKAFVEKMNSAAEDLGMSNTTYTDPSGLNDTTVSTAVDQVKLAKAAMESPAFREVAAMMSYDDYKGQNHGNWNQLVGKNNVVGIKTGTTTSALGNLVFAAKQDVGGETRTIVGAVVRQPDAGGGILAAALDSGDQLIRAAQGALESATLLKKGDVVGYVDDGLGGRTAVVATKDVKAAGWSGLKVELDFAADAVPHEAKAGTKVGTLTVGDGGTAGAVKVPVALQSDLVEPGFMAKLTRIL encoded by the coding sequence GTGGCGGGCGAGTCCCCCGACAGTTCGAAGCAGCGCGAGTCGTCGGCAGAACCGACGTCGGGGAGCGCGGGTGCGGTTCCGGAAGCCCGGAACAAATCCACCGACCCCCGTCTCGCGATGTCCCGCGGAGGCGTCGACACGGCGACGCGAGTGTTGTCGGCCCAGGACCTGGCGGAGGCCAGGAACACGGCGCCGGAGCCTTCGGAGCCGTCCGAGGCGTCCGAGGAGCCGGACCAGCCCGAGGCCGAGCCCGCCGCCCCGGGCAACGACCGCTTGCGCGCCGCCGTGGCGGCCTGGGTCGCCAGCGGCGACGACCGCGCGGCCGGGGGCACGGACGCGGCGGATACGGCGGAGGAGGCCGACGCCGAGGCTGACGCCGACAGCGATGTCACCCCCGCCGGGGACGCGGAGCGGGTTGCCACCGAACCCGAGACCGAGACCGGCAGCGATGACACCCCCGCCGGGGAGGACGAGGAGCCCGAGGACGCCGAGCCGGAGCCGGAGGCCACCGCCGACGACTCGGACGACGACGCGGACACCGCCCCGGAAGCCGCCACGGCCACCGAGGACCAGCCGGAAGCTGCCGAAGAGGCGACGGACGACGCGGACGACAAGGCCCCCGCCGCCCAGGACGCGAAGCCCGCCCGCACGACCGACGAGACCCCGTCGGCCGACGCACCCGCGCCCGCCAACGACGCCAAGACCACCGAGCAGGCCACCACCCCGCCCACCAGCGACGCCACCACCGAGGGGGACACCACCCCGCCCGCCGGCGACAGCAATCCCGCGCAGGCCACGGCGACCCCCGCCGACGACGACAGCAAGCAGCGGGCCACGGCCGCGCCCACCGCCGAGGGCGACCCCCAGAGCGCGGCCGCACCCGACGCCGCCGAAGGCTCTCCGCGCGACGCCTCCGCGCCGGTGGACACCAAGACCACCCAGTTCTCATTCGTCAACGCCAAGGCCACGACGCCCGAGCCCGCCGCCGACAAGGCCACCCCGTCCGCCGAAGGCGAATCCCCCGCGGACAAGGCCACCCCGGCCGCGCCCGCCGAAGGCGAATCCGCCCGATCCGCCTCCGCCGCCGACAAGGCAACCCCGGCCCCCGCCGAAGGCAAGCCCGCCACCGACAAAGCCGCCCCCACCCCGCCCAAGGCCACCCCACCCGCGCCCGGCGACGCGAGCCGTGCGGGTGGGAAGACGACGACGGGCGAGGGCGATGCCAAGCCCGTCGATCAGCCGACCACCGCCCTGCGGTTCGTCCCGCTGAAGTCGGACATCACCACCGCGATCCCCCAGGTCGGCCCGGAGCGGACGACGCAGCAGCCGCTGCCGCCGAAGCCGCCGCTCGATCTGCTGGCGGAGCTGACCAACACCCCGCCGCCGCCGGAGACACCGGTCCGCACCCTGGTGCGCCGGGTGAAGATCTGGACCCCGCTCGTCCTGCTGCTCGTCGTCGTGTTCGCGATCGTGCAGTCCGTACGACCGGTGCCGACGCCCACGCTCGACCTCACCGCGAAGTCCTCGTACACCTTCGAGGGGTCGAAGGTCGACATCCCCTGGCCCGCCGACGGACAGGCCGCGCTGGATGTCCAGGGCATCGGTACCTTCGGCTCCTCCGGCGACCAGAAGCCCGTGCCGATCGCCAGTGTCGCCAAGGTCATGACCGCCTATGTCATCCTTCGCGACCATCCGCTCAAGAGCGGAGAAGAAGGCCCGAAGATCGAGATCGATCAGGCCGCCGAGGAGCAGTCCGACGCCGGGCAGGAGTCCACCGTCGATGTCTTCGCCGGTGACTCCATCACCGAGCGCGAGGCCCTGGAGAGCATTCTCATCGCGTCCGCGAACAACGTCGCCCGGCTGCTCGCCCGCTGGGACGCCGGTTCCGAGAAGGCCTTCGTGGAGAAGATGAACTCCGCTGCCGAGGACCTCGGGATGAGCAACACGACGTACACCGATCCCTCGGGGCTCAACGACACCACCGTCTCCACCGCCGTGGACCAGGTCAAGCTCGCCAAGGCCGCCATGGAGTCGCCCGCCTTCCGCGAGGTCGCCGCGATGATGTCCTACGACGACTACAAGGGGCAGAACCACGGCAACTGGAACCAGCTCGTCGGGAAGAACAACGTCGTCGGCATCAAGACCGGCACCACCACCTCCGCCCTCGGCAACCTGGTGTTCGCCGCGAAGCAGGACGTCGGCGGCGAGACGCGGACCATCGTCGGCGCCGTGGTGCGGCAGCCGGACGCGGGCGGTGGCATCCTCGCCGCCGCGCTCGACTCCGGCGACCAGCTGATCCGCGCCGCACAGGGCGCCCTGGAGTCGGCGACGCTGCTGAAGAAGGGCGATGTCGTCGGATACGTCGACGACGGCCTCGGCGGCCGTACCGCGGTCGTGGCGACGAAGGACGTCAAGGCGGCCGGCTGGTCGGGGCTGAAGGTGGAGCTGGACTTCGCCGCCGACGCCGTACCGCACGAGGCGAAGGCCGGCACCAAGGTCGGCACGCTCACCGTCGGCGACGGCGGCACCGCGGGCGCGGTCAAGGTGCCGGTGGCGCTCCAGAGCGACCTCGTCGAGCCCGGGTTCATGGCGAAGCTCACTCGCATTCTCTGA